The Novipirellula caenicola genome window below encodes:
- the purE gene encoding 5-(carboxyamino)imidazole ribonucleotide mutase — translation MSENEFAPTDALVGVIMGSRNDWDTMRAAADILDELQIPNERLVVSAHRTPTRMVNYATQASQRGLKVIIAGAGGAAHLPGMVASETNLPVIGVPVQSRALQGLDSLLSIVQMPGGIPVATMSIGTSGAKNAGLMAARILALSDDALAKRLAEFVEKQTAAVLESAEL, via the coding sequence ATGAGTGAAAACGAATTCGCCCCTACCGACGCCTTGGTCGGCGTGATCATGGGCAGCCGCAATGATTGGGACACAATGCGGGCGGCAGCCGATATTTTGGACGAGTTGCAGATCCCCAACGAACGATTGGTGGTATCGGCGCATCGGACGCCGACCCGCATGGTCAACTACGCAACCCAGGCGAGCCAGCGTGGATTGAAGGTCATTATCGCAGGAGCGGGCGGTGCTGCTCATTTGCCGGGGATGGTCGCCTCGGAAACCAATCTGCCAGTGATCGGAGTCCCCGTGCAAAGCCGAGCCCTGCAGGGACTCGATTCACTGTTGTCGATTGTGCAGATGCCCGGCGGCATTCCGGTTGCGACGATGTCGATTGGAACGTCCGGAGCCAAGAACGCAGGGCTGATGGCGGCGCGGATCTTGGCGTTGTCTGACGATGCGTTGGCAAAACGATTGGCCGAGTTTGTCGAGAAACAAACTGCCGCAGTACTCGAATCGGCGGAGCTATAG
- a CDS encoding 5-(carboxyamino)imidazole ribonucleotide synthase, giving the protein MLPGSTIGMVGGGQLGRMFAIAATQMGYQVVVFCETEQEPAAQIAHRCVFGRLNNMDAVEAFANQCDVITLEFENIPEATIAKCQQYAPTYPSSDVLATAQDRLREKNTIQNAGLPVAPFAKVVDATSLAAAADAVGLPLILKTARSGYDGKGQHRINTLADAVNVDWSMCDEWVAEQLIAFDREVSVVVARTVDGRTSTFPIFENDHVNHILDVTMVPATLPDNVQQRAREIAIMTAEALDVVGLLCVEMFVRPSAEGELEVIINEVAPRPHNSGHLTIEACHTSQFEQHVRAVCGLPLGNTDMICGGAAMANLLGDVWGDETQTPPWDRALAVDAVKLHLYGKVHAKPGRKMGHLTCVGDDRDTVVEKVREARRRLTSSSSM; this is encoded by the coding sequence ATGCTGCCCGGCAGCACCATTGGAATGGTGGGCGGTGGCCAATTGGGCCGCATGTTCGCCATCGCCGCGACTCAGATGGGTTACCAAGTGGTGGTGTTCTGCGAAACCGAGCAAGAGCCGGCAGCCCAGATCGCGCATCGCTGTGTCTTCGGACGGCTGAACAATATGGACGCGGTCGAGGCGTTCGCGAACCAGTGTGATGTGATCACGTTAGAGTTCGAGAATATACCCGAAGCAACGATTGCCAAGTGCCAACAGTACGCCCCCACCTACCCTTCGTCGGACGTGTTAGCGACGGCGCAAGATCGTTTGCGTGAAAAAAACACAATCCAAAACGCAGGACTTCCAGTCGCTCCGTTTGCGAAAGTCGTCGACGCAACATCATTGGCTGCCGCGGCAGACGCCGTGGGATTGCCGTTGATTTTAAAAACCGCTCGTAGCGGCTACGACGGCAAGGGGCAACATCGCATCAACACGCTTGCCGACGCAGTAAATGTCGATTGGTCGATGTGTGATGAATGGGTGGCCGAACAACTGATTGCATTCGATCGCGAAGTCTCGGTTGTGGTGGCTCGAACCGTCGACGGCCGGACGTCCACCTTCCCTATCTTTGAAAACGATCACGTCAACCACATCCTCGATGTGACCATGGTTCCAGCAACGTTGCCCGACAACGTTCAGCAACGGGCGCGTGAGATTGCGATCATGACTGCCGAAGCTCTCGACGTCGTGGGACTGTTGTGCGTGGAAATGTTTGTGCGACCCAGTGCCGAAGGCGAGTTGGAAGTGATCATCAACGAAGTGGCACCGCGGCCCCATAACTCGGGTCACTTGACGATCGAAGCTTGCCACACAAGTCAGTTTGAACAACATGTCCGCGCGGTTTGTGGACTGCCGCTTGGCAATACCGACATGATCTGTGGCGGCGCTGCGATGGCCAATTTGCTCGGCGATGTGTGGGGCGACGAGACGCAAACGCCTCCATGGGATCGTGCTCTTGCCGTGGACGCAGTGAAGCTGCATTTGTATGGCAAGGTTCACGCCAAACCAGGACGCAAGATGGGACACTTGACCTGCGTCGGCGATGACCGAGACACGGTGGTCGAGAAAGTTCGCGAGGCGCGACGCCGGTTGACGTCTTCGTCGTCGATGTAG